Proteins encoded by one window of Clostridium bornimense:
- a CDS encoding thioester domain-containing protein, which yields MNYFRKIFLTCAVIIILLTTITNSICLGINNDKVVISTESKKIDYVKYNNSIISSKKIRDNKNYIGYCLDIHRAYPKGEEFIEIATVKDKALKGIIANGYPNIKGQLLGLTDDEVYFATQIAIWSYQEGYNIDKITSSNKSIESLIKSIYHKGIKEENSEVANLDVFYTSESVQRIILIEDSASKGISDIKNDSIQQNG from the coding sequence ATGAACTATTTCAGAAAGATTTTCTTAACATGCGCAGTTATAATTATTTTACTTACTACTATAACAAATTCGATATGTTTAGGTATTAATAATGATAAGGTGGTAATATCAACAGAAAGTAAAAAAATCGATTATGTAAAATATAATAATAGCATTATATCCTCAAAGAAAATAAGGGATAACAAAAACTACATAGGTTATTGTCTAGATATTCATAGGGCTTATCCTAAAGGTGAGGAGTTTATAGAAATTGCAACTGTTAAAGATAAAGCTTTGAAAGGAATTATTGCTAATGGATATCCTAATATAAAAGGACAATTATTAGGATTAACTGATGATGAAGTATATTTTGCTACTCAAATTGCTATATGGAGTTATCAAGAAGGTTATAATATTGATAAAATTACTTCAAGTAATAAAAGTATTGAATCTCTAATAAAGAGTATATACCATAAAGGTATAAAAGAGGAGAATAGTGAAGTAGCTAATCTAGATGTATTCTATACCTCTGAATCCGTTCAAAGAATTATTTTAATTGAAGATTCTGCTTCAAAGGGCATTAGTGATATCAAAAATGACTCAATACAACAAAATGGCTGA